The following are encoded together in the Ovis aries strain OAR_USU_Benz2616 breed Rambouillet chromosome 15, ARS-UI_Ramb_v3.0, whole genome shotgun sequence genome:
- the FIBIN gene encoding fin bud initiation factor homolog codes for MVFLKFLWMGFLCHLCQGYFDGPLYPEMSNGTLHHYFVPDGDYEENDDPEKCQLLFRVSDHRRCSQGEGSSASALLSLTLREEFTVLGRQVEDAGRVLEGISKSISYDLDGEESYGKYLRRESHQIGDAYSNSDKSLTELESKFKQGQEQDSRQESRLNEDFLGMLVHTRSLLKETLDISVGLRDKYELLALTIRSHGTRLGRLKNDYLKV; via the coding sequence ATGGTGTTCCTGAAGTTTCTCTGGATGGGTTTTCTGTGCCACCTGTGTCAGGGCTATTTCGACGGTCCTCTCTACCCAGAGATGTCCAATGGGACCCTGCACCACTACTTTGTGCCGGACGGGGACTACGAGGAGAACGACGACCCCGAGAAGTGCCAACTGCTCTTCAGGGTGAGTGACCACCGACGCTGCTCCCAGGGGGAGGGGAGCTCGGCCAGCGCTCTGCTAAGCCTCACCCTGCGGGAGGAATTCACCGTGCTGGGCCGCCAGGTGGAGGACGCGGGGCGCGTGCTGGAGGGCATCAGTAAGAGCATCTCCTACGACCTCGACGGGGAGGAGAGCTATGGCAAGTACCTGCGGCGGGAGTCCCACCAGATCGGGGATGCCTACTCCAATTCGGACAAGTCCCTCACTGAGCTGGAAAGCAAGTTCAAGCAGGGCCAGGAGCAGGACAGCCGGCAAGAGAGCAGGCTCAACGAGGACTTCTTGGGGATGCTGGTCCACACCAGGTCCCTGCTGAAGGAAACGCTGGACATCTCCGTGGGGCTCAGGGACAAATATGAGCTGCTGGCACTCACCATCAGGAGCCATGGGACCCGACTAGGTCGGCTGAAGAACGATTATCTTAAAGTGTAG